ATAAGACTTATTATTCAACATATAAATAAAAAAGAGAAGCATATGCTTCTCTTTTTTATTTTTTTTGGTATTTTTGTTACATGATGTTCAATTGGTTATCCTTAGTTACAGGATTATTTTATATCGTATTGGGAGTTGTAGTTATTATCTACAAATTTTTCTTTACGGTTTTGGAGCCTGTCATTGCTTATGCGATGGGTGCAGTGCTTATTCTTTATGGAATATTTAGAATCTATAGAGCAATTTCAAGAATTAAAGATTCAAGGGATGAGAAATAGTTTGAAGATTACGTTGCTTTCCCTGGTGAGCATCATTGCTGTAAGCTGCAAAAAAGAAGATAAATCTCCCTCTTATCACAAAGGAGATCTTACCATACTTACTGATGAGTCTTTTAAAAGTGTTACCGAAGCATTGGCGGACGGATA
The genomic region above belongs to Chryseobacterium shigense and contains:
- a CDS encoding DUF308 domain-containing protein — its product is MMFNWLSLVTGLFYIVLGVVVIIYKFFFTVLEPVIAYAMGAVLILYGIFRIYRAISRIKDSRDEK